The Chrysemys picta bellii isolate R12L10 chromosome 12, ASM1138683v2, whole genome shotgun sequence genome has a segment encoding these proteins:
- the LOC101953724 gene encoding E3 ubiquitin/ISG15 ligase TRIM25-like: MSNTNFFFLEDNIVCPICLEVFTDPVTTACGHNFCMDCLQDYWDHQAVIGECPYCPQCREPFSSRPRLRKNISLGEIAEKFTREEAQVTAKRPLAGPNDIPCDLCSSRKVKSIKSCLQCMASLCENHTQLHYEDKTFRNHQLLEPMGDLKARLCQKHHKLQELYCRTEGGLVCYTCIREEHKNHDAIPLQEARARKVVEAKRVQANVENQILMMASDSHKHKGRVIYLTKVVKNSRDEVNQSFVEIIKEIKRMQVKVLEFLDKEERAALVQLGNSIQQKQGKLADLNKQNLWLTDLLDNASDQQFLQEFPKLKKLGACTEPIVSLKCEESSSFVSLKQTLGDLKAQLSMVGLCFINKILTKGITMQLYEVIPADMDRKSLLKYYCNLNFDPNTASEELLLFKETHSVLNMGILMESFFGSCQGFNHWPQVLCTRSLCEGCHYWEVEVSDSWVCLGATYSYMHKTGKSCIFYLIGRNNTSWCLEWDSLKFSVWHNNIQTVVKGSYYKTIGVFLDYAAGSLTFYGITNTMNLIYRFLTTFTEPLYPAVMVSSGGSITLKQHPLP, from the exons ATGAGCAAcacaaatttttttttccttgaggACAACATCGTGTGCCCGATCTGCCTGGAGGTGTTCACAGACCCcgtcaccactgcctgtggacaCAACTTTTGCATGGACTGCTTGCAGGATTACTGGGACCATCAAGCTGTGATTGGGGAGTGTCCCTACTGTCCACAGTGCCGAGAACCCTTCAGCTCACGGCCTCGACTCCGCAAAAATATAAGCCTTGGCGAAATAGCAGAAAAGTTCACCCGGGAGGAGGCTCAGGTGACAGCCAAGCGTCCCCTGGCAGGTCCAAATGACATCCCTTGCGATCTCTGCTCCTCTAGGAAAGTGAAGTCCATCAAGTCCTGCCTGCAGTGCATGGCCTCCTTGTGCGAAAACCATACCCAGTTGCACTACGAAGACAAAACCTTCAGGAACCACCAGCTGCTGGAACCCATGGGTGACCTGAAAGCCAGACTATGCCAGAAGCACCACAAGCTACAGGAGCTGTACTGTAGGACGGAGGGTGGGTTAGTTTGCTACACCTGCATCCGAGAGGAGCACAAGAACCATGATGCAATCCCACTACAGGAGGCGAGAGCCAGGAAAGTG GTGGAGGCCAAGAGAGTACAAGCCAATGTGGAAAACCAGATCCTGATGATGGCATCAGACAGTCACAAACACAAAGGGAGGGTGATCTATCTCACG AAAGTGGTCAAGAACTCAAGAGATGAGGTGAACCAAAGCTTTGTGGAGATTATAAAGGAGATCAAACGAATGCAGGTGAAGGTGCTGGAGTTTttggacaaggaggagagagCAGCCCTTGTCCAGCTGGGGAATTCCATTCAGCAAAAGCAAGGGAAGCTTGCTGACCTCAACAAGCAGAACCTCTGGCTGACAGACCTCCTTGACAATGCAAGTGACCAACAGTTCCTGCAG GAATTCCCAAAGCTCAAGAAGTTGGGAGCCTGCACCGAACCCATCGTCAGTCTGAAGTGCGAGGAGAGCTCAAGTTTTGTCAGCCTTAAACAGACTCTGGGTGACCTGAAGGCTCAGCTATCGATGGTTGGCCTCTGCTTCATCAATAAAATCCTCACGAAAG GAATAACAATGCAACTCTATGAGGTGATACCAGCAGATATGGACAGGAAGAGCCTCCTGAAAT ACTACTGCAATCTGAACTTCGATCCCAACACCGCCAGCGAGGAGCTCTTGCTGTTCAAGGAGACCCACTCCGTGCTGAACATGGGTATCCTGATGGAGTCTTTCTTCGGGTCCTGCCAGGGATTCAACCACTGGCCACAGGTCTTGTGTACCCGCAGCTTGTGTGAGGGCTGCCATTACTGGGAAGTCGAGGTCTCAGACTCATGGGTCTGCTTGGGAGCCACCTACAGTTACATGCACAAGACTGGGAAGAGCTGTATCTTTTACCTGATTGGCCGGAACAATACCTCCTGGTGCTTGGAGTGGGACTCCTTGAAGTTCTCTGTCTGGCACAACAACATCCAAACCGTGGTGAAGGGCAGCTATTACAAGACCATCGGTGTCTTCCTGGACTATGCTGCTGGCTCCCTGACTTTCTATGGCATCACCAACACCATGAACCTCATCTACCGCTTCCTGACCACGTTCACGGAGCCACTGTATCCTGCAGTCATGgtgagcagcggcggctccaTTACCTTGAAGCAGCATCCGTTACCTTGA
- the KCTD2 gene encoding BTB/POZ domain-containing protein KCTD2, with amino-acid sequence MAELMAAGDGPPRGRTPSPVLGGIPVPPGPPSPRLAGPACSGGGLSPRSSEPPVADRPGSGSKWVRLNVGGTYFVSTRQTLCREPKSFLCRLCCQDGPELGSDKDETGAYLIDRDPTYFGPILNYLRHGKLIINKELAEEGVLEEAEFYNIASLVRLVKERIRDNENRTSQGPVKHVYRVLQCQEEELTQMVSTMSDGWKFEQLISIGSSYNYGNEDQAEFLCVVSRELNNSTNGIVIEPSEKAKILQERGSRM; translated from the exons ATGGCGGAGCTGATGGCGGCGGGGGATGGGCCGCCCCGGGGCCGTACGCCCAGCCCGGTACTCGGGGGTATCCCGGTTCCTCCCGGGCCGCCGAGCCCCCGCCTGGCCGGGCCTGCCTGTTCCGGAGGGGGGCTGTCCCCGCGTAGCTCCGAGCCGCCCGTCGCGGACAGGCCTGGCTCCGGCTCCAAGTGGGTCCGGCTCAATGTGGGCGGCACATACTTCGTGAGCACCCGGCAGACCCTGTGTCGGGAGCCCAAGTCCTTCCTGTGCCGCCTCTGCTGCCAGGACGGGCCCGAGCTGGGCTCGGACAAG GATGAGACAGGGGCATATCTCATCGACAGGGATCCCACTTATTTTGGTCCGATCCTGAACTACCTCCGACATGGAAAACTCATAATAAACAAGGAGCTGGCAGAAGAAG GGGTACTGGAAGAAGCCGAGTTTTACAATATTGCATCCCTGGTGCGTCTGGTGAAGGAGCGGATACGGGACAATGAGAACAGAACCTCTCAA GGACCCGTGAAACATGTGTACAGAGTCCTGCAATGCCAAGAGGAAGAGCTCACACAGATGGTGTCCACTATGTCCGATGGATGGAAATTTGAACAG CTAATCAGCATTGGATCTTCCTATAACTATGGAAATGAGGACCAGGCAGAATTCCTCTGTGTCGTCTCAAGGGAGCTCAATAACTCTACCAATGGCATTGTCATCGAACCTAGTGAGAAGGCAAAG ATTCTTCAGGAGCGAGGATCCCGGATGTGA